A window of Methanocaldococcus sp. genomic DNA:
TTAACTGTTTCTTTTGCAATATTATCCCAACTGTATTTTTCATAGACATCTTTTTTTGCATTTTTTACAATATAATCTCTAAAATTTGGGTCAGATAAAACTCTATCAACACCCCAAGCAATTGAATCTGGATTCTTAGGATAAACCCAAACTCCGTTATATTCATGCTTTATAATTTCTTTTAAACCTCCAACTGAACTAACAACCACAGGTGTTCCAGAAGCCATCGCCTCCAATGCAACAATTCCAAACGGCTCATATACAGAGGGAATAACTACAATATCTGATGATTTATAAAGTTTCTTTAACATTTCTTTACTGACAAAACCTAAAAAAATTACTTTGTGTCTTATATTTAATTGATAAGATAAATCTTCTAAATAGTTCCTCATATCTCCACTTCCGGCAATAACTAACTTTACATTATGTTTTTCAAGAATTTTAGGTATTGCCCTTATTAAATACTCAACTCCTTTTTGATATGTTAATCTTCCAACAAACAGTATCATCTTTTCGTCATCCTGAACACCAATACTTCTTCTAAAATTTAAAATTTCATCCTGACTCATATCAATGTCAAATTCCCATGGATCTATTCCATTGTAGATAACTTTAACTTTATCCTCAGGAGTTTTAAATATATTGCAAACTTCCTCTTTTAATGAATAACTTACAGTTATCACTTGACAAGATTCATAAGTAGATAAATACTCAATTGTATGTATAGCCCTTGAATCGTCAGAATATAGTCCTCCACATCTACCAATTTCAGTACTATGTATTGACTGAACATAGGGCATTTTACATGCATGCTTTAAATTAGCCCCTACAAAGTGTGTCATCCAATCGTGGCAGTGGATAACATCATAATTATCAATTCCTAAAATACCCAATTTCTTTTCCATTTCTTCAGCCATAAACAAAGTCCAAGTTAAAAAATTTGGATGAGATATAGGTTTAACTCTATATACATTTACTCCATTTATATTTTCATACTCTGGTAAATCATAGCCAACTGTTATAACATCTACCTTATGTCCATTTCTAGCCAAACCTTCTGCTAATCCTTTGCAGTGAATAGCTAAACCTCCTACGATTCTTGGAGGGTATTCCCAAGTTATCATTGCAATCCTCATTATCTCACTAAAATCTTATTATTAGATATTAGACAAATTAATGGCAGTAATGCTTATATACTGTATAATTTAAAGA
This region includes:
- a CDS encoding glycosyltransferase family 4 protein, giving the protein MRIAMITWEYPPRIVGGLAIHCKGLAEGLARNGHKVDVITVGYDLPEYENINGVNVYRVKPISHPNFLTWTLFMAEEMEKKLGILGIDNYDVIHCHDWMTHFVGANLKHACKMPYVQSIHSTEIGRCGGLYSDDSRAIHTIEYLSTYESCQVITVSYSLKEEVCNIFKTPEDKVKVIYNGIDPWEFDIDMSQDEILNFRRSIGVQDDEKMILFVGRLTYQKGVEYLIRAIPKILEKHNVKLVIAGSGDMRNYLEDLSYQLNIRHKVIFLGFVSKEMLKKLYKSSDIVVIPSVYEPFGIVALEAMASGTPVVVSSVGGLKEIIKHEYNGVWVYPKNPDSIAWGVDRVLSDPNFRDYIVKNAKKDVYEKYSWDNIAKETVNVYKIAIEMMR